A window of Kribbella sp. NBC_00382 genomic DNA:
TGCTCGCGCTCGGGCAGATCGTGGTGATCGCGGTCGCGTCGCTGATCGGGCTGATGGTGACCGGCCAGGCGGACATCCTCAAGGTGATCGCGCCGGTGGCCGGCTGGTTCGTGGTGTTCTTCGTACTCGGCTTCGTCGCGCTGGCGGGGTTGTGGGCGGTCGCCGGGTCGCTGGCGACGCGGCAGGAGGATCTCGGCTCGACCACGTTGCCGGGGCAGATGATCCTGATGATCCCGTTCTTCTTCTCCGCCTTCGCGGGCGCCGAGGCCAAGACGGTTGCCTCGTTCGTCCCGATCGCCTCGTCGATGTCGATGCCGGGGCGGATGCTGACCGAGCACGTGCCGCTGTGGCAACCGCTGGCGGCGATCGCGATCCTGGTGGTGACGACGGTGCTGATCATCCGGCTCGGCGCTCGGCTGTACGAGCGGACGCTGCTCCAGACCGGGCGGAAACTCGGTTACCGAGAGGCGATCTCGCTGAAGTCATCCTGACTTATCGTGATAATCGGGCTGGCGTTACAGGAATTTAGTGGCCTGTGACGCAATCGCAACACGTGACGACTGTGTACCTGCGCGTGAAGTGGACTACGGTCACAACGCATGAACGTCGAGCTGCGCCACCTGCGGGTGGTGGTCCTGGTGGCAGAAGCGGGGTCCGTCGGTCGGGCCGCCCGCTGGCTCAAGGTGAGCCAGCCGAGCCTGACCGCGCAGCTCAAGCGGATCGAGTCGGCGTTCGGCGGTGAGCTGTTCGAGCGCTCCCGCACGGGTGTCACACCGACCGCACTGGGCCGGTACGCCGTGGATCGGGCGCGGGCGATCCTGGTGGATGTGGACCACTTGTCCGCGACGGTGTCGGCGATGACGGCGGTGGAGTCGAGCGCGGTGCGGCTCGGTGGGTTCCCGACGGCGCCGATGTCGGGGATCGCGAGCCGGCTGCGCGATCACGGTGAGATCGAGCAGGTGAGTATCGAGGTCGAATGGGCCACCAGCGTGCTGCTCCAGCAGTTGGAGAGTGGGCGGTTGGACTTCGCGTTGCTTCGTGAGTTCCCGGGATTCGAACTGCGGTTGCCCGGCGGGGTCGAGGCTTGCACGATTGTTGAGTCGGAGTCGGCTTACGTAGTACTGGCGGCTGATCATCCGACGGCGGTGGCGACTCGGCATCGGTCCGAGATCGACCTGGCCGAGCTGGCGGACGAGGAGTGGATCGGGGAGCCGCCGGACGACAGCGGGTTCCATGTGTTGTTCCGGGCGGCTTGTGAGCAGGCCGGGTTCCAGCCGCGGGTCGAGCATCACTCGGTGGACACGTCGGTGCTGATGGGGTTCGTGACTAGTGGTCAGGGCGTGGCGTTGATTTCGCCTACGTCGTACCGGATGTTGTCGTCCGACGTCACCACGCGGCCGTTGGCGGGGGATCCGATCCACCGGCGGCTGATGCTTGCCTGGAGCACCGAATCTCCGCGGGCGCAGATGGCGGCGGACGTGTGCCAGATGGCGATCCACGCGTATGACGAGGCGTTTGCCGAACATGCGCGGTGGGGGCAGCACCAACGCATGCACGTCGCCTGACAAACGAAAGAGCCTCCGCCGGTGGCGGAGGCTCTTCTGTTTGTTCTGCTAGCTCCTGAACTGGCCGGGGAGCTCCATCCGCTGCGTGGTGTGTTCCGGCGGGTTGTCGAACGATCCGACGAAGAACTCACCGGTGTCATCCACGTCCGGCGGATCCATCCGCTCCCGGTACTGCTGCCCCATCTCTTCCTTCCGCAACTGAGCCCGCGGCGCCTCAACCCGCGGCGCCTCGGCCTGCGGAGCTTCGGCCTGCGACGCCTCCGCGTGCGGGGCCGCAGCCTTGGGTGCCGCCGGGCGTGCGATCGGCATCGGCTGTGTCGGCTCGCCACCGTCGTCCGCCTGCGAAGGCGCACCCTGCGGTCCACCAATCTGCGGCGCGGCAGCAACGGCCCCGCCGGCAACCCGCGGCGCGACAGGCTTAGGAGCCTCCGGCTCGGGCACCGGCACCGGCTGAGCAGCGGTCTCCTCAACCTGCGACACAGGCTCCTCAACCGGCGCTTGCTGCGTGGGAGCTTCTTCAACCGGCAGGTGCTGCGGCGCGGCCTCCGCGACCGCTTCCCGCTGTGCGGGGGCTTCTTCTGCCGGTACGTGCTGCGTGGCAGCTTCTGCCGGTACGTACTGCGTGGGTGCTTCTGCAACCGGTACTTGCTGCGTGGAGGCGTCTTCTGCGGCTACCTGCTGGGTGGGAGCGTCGTGGGTGCTGACTGCTTGGGTGGCGACCTCGTCCGGTGCCTCTTCGGCCTCCGGCTCGGGGTGCTCCTCGGCCGGCACGTGCTGCGTGGCTGCCTCTTCCGCCGGTACGTGCTGGGCGGCAGCGTCTTCCGGGGCCGGTGCCTCGTCGGAGCCGTCGGCAACTGCGTTCTCGCCGGTGGGGACCATCACGGTCTCGTCGGCGTCCGTGGGGACGAGTCTCGTGTCGTCGCGATCGTCGTCGTACTCCATCGGAGCCTCGGAGCGGGAGAACTGCGCCGTCTGCTCGTCCGCCTGACTCCGCGGCCTGAACGGTGCCGGCTCCTCCTCGAACAGGTCGTCGTAGTTGCTGTTCCCGAAGTTGTTCCCGAACCGGTCGTCCGGCTGGTAGTCGCCCTCGGCAACCGCATACGCCGCCGGCTGCGGTGGTACCGGCATCTGCTGCGCCTGCACCGCGGCCTCCTGCTCACGCTGCCGGCGGTCCGCCTCGACCCGCTCGCGCTTGCGCCGTTGCACCGACCGCACGATCGACTGGATCCCGAAGATCAGCGAGATCACCGCAAGAATCGGCACCACACCGTTCCCCGTGTACTGCTTGACCCCATCGATCATCCCCGTGGTCACCCCGGGAACGTCGTTGAGGAAGTTCGTCATCCGGTTGGGGATCCAGTGCACGGTGTAGATCATCGCGCCGAAGGTCAGCGCCGCCCCGAGCGCCGCGGCGCCGGAGAAGTACGACACCACGGCCCAGAAGATCAGCGCACCGATGCCGTAGGCAAGCGCCATCTCCTTCGCGTTCAGCTTGATACCGCCGTCCGCCGCGAGGACGCCGAACATGGCCGGCCCGACGAGCGCTACCGCGATGCCAAGGAGGAAGCCGAGAAATTTGGACACATCCCCACCGTAGCGACGTTTACGCTCCGCACAGCGCAGACACTTCGCTCAATCTTTACGCTCCGCTCCGACG
This region includes:
- a CDS encoding LysR family transcriptional regulator; the encoded protein is MNVELRHLRVVVLVAEAGSVGRAARWLKVSQPSLTAQLKRIESAFGGELFERSRTGVTPTALGRYAVDRARAILVDVDHLSATVSAMTAVESSAVRLGGFPTAPMSGIASRLRDHGEIEQVSIEVEWATSVLLQQLESGRLDFALLREFPGFELRLPGGVEACTIVESESAYVVLAADHPTAVATRHRSEIDLAELADEEWIGEPPDDSGFHVLFRAACEQAGFQPRVEHHSVDTSVLMGFVTSGQGVALISPTSYRMLSSDVTTRPLAGDPIHRRLMLAWSTESPRAQMAADVCQMAIHAYDEAFAEHARWGQHQRMHVA